A stretch of Brassica napus cultivar Da-Ae chromosome C6, Da-Ae, whole genome shotgun sequence DNA encodes these proteins:
- the LOC106381085 gene encoding peroxidase 12: protein MGKDLSKRVLTFLILISLLAVAMNLLSTVEAQNKKKPRRDVPLVKGLSWSFYQKACPKVESIIRKELKKVFKRDIGLAAAILRIHFHDCFVQGCEASVLLDGSASGPGEQSSIPNLTLRQAAFVVINNLRALVHKQCGQVVSCSDILALAARDSVVLSGGPDYAVPLGRRDSLAFASQNTTLNNLPPPFANASQLIADFANRNLNITDLVALSGGHTIGIAHCPSFTDRLYPNQDPTMNKSFANNLKRTCPTANSSNTQVNDIRSPDVFDNKYYVDLMNRQGLFTSDQDLFTDKRTRGIVESFAIDQKLFFDHFVVGMIKMGQMSVLTGSQGEIRANCSARNTESFMSVLEEGILEEALSMM, encoded by the exons ATGGGTAAGGATTTATCCAAACGTGTCCTCACTTTTCTGATATTGATCTCGTTACTGGCGGTGGCAATGAACCTTCTGTCCACGGTAGAGGCACAGAACAAGAAGAAGCCGAGGAGAGATGTTCCTCTAGTGAAAGGTCTCTCATGGAGCTTTTACCAGAAAGCATGTCCAAAAGTGGAAAGCATCATCAGGAAAGAGCTCAAGAAAGTCTTCAAGAGAGACATTGGTTTAGCCGCAGCCATCCTTCGAATACATTTCCATGACTGCTTCGTTCAG GGATGTGAAGCATCAGTGCTGCTAGATGGATCAGCGAGTGGACCAGGAGAGCAATCATCGATCCCGAATCTGACACTCCGTCAAGCCGCCTTTGTCGTCATCAATAACCTTCGTGCACTCGTCCACAAGCAGTGTGGTCAAGTCGTCTCTTGCTCCGACATCCTCGCTCTCGCCGCCCGTGACTCCGTCGTCCTT TCAGGAGGGCCAGACTATGCTGTACCACTTGGCCGACGCGACTCACTAGCATTCGCGAGCCAGAACACAACGTTAAACAACTTGCCGCCACCATTCGCCAACGCGAGCCAACTCATCGCCGACTTCGCCAATAGAAACCTCAACATCACCGACTTAGTTGCACTCTCCGGTGGTCACACCATCGGAATCGCGCATTGCCCGTCTTTCACAGACCGGCTCTACCCGAACCAAGACCCAACAATGAACAAGTCCTTCGCGAACAACCTCAAACGCACTTGCCCCACCGCTAACTCGAGCAACACGCAAGTGAATGACATAAGGAGCCCTGACGTGTTCGACAATAAGTACTACGTTGATCTCATGAACCGACAAGGGCTGTTCACATCAGACCAGGACCTGTTCACGGACAAGAGGACACGTGGTATCGTGGAGAGCTTTGCGATCGACCAGAAGCtattttttgatcattttgtgGTGGGGATGATCAAGATGGGCCAGATGAGTGTCTTGACGGGGTCACAAGGAGAGATTCGTGCAAACTGTTCCGCCAGAAACACTGAAAGTTTCATGTCTGTTTTGGAAGAAGGCATACTCGAGGAGGCTCTTTCCATGATGTAG
- the LOC106379354 gene encoding uncharacterized protein LOC106379354: MERSRGSSFNQREDELLCRVYLEISQDPIGSNNQSLGKLWEKIENSYNEKKR, encoded by the coding sequence atggaaagaagTAGAGGCTCATCATTCAACCAACGTGAAGATGAGTTGTTATGTCGTGTCTATCTAGAAATATCCCAAGATCCTATTGGCAGCAATAACCAATCTCTAGGAAAATTAtgggaaaaaatagaaaatagttacaatgaaaaaaaaagatga
- the LOC106381084 gene encoding probable choline kinase 1, translating to MAIKKMTSLIPSCSSPEDLKRVLQTLGSAWGDVVEDLESLEVVPLKGAMTNEVYQINWPTLNGQDALHRKVLVRIYGDGVDLFFNRDDEIKTFECMSHHGYGPKLLGRFSDGRLEEFIHARTLSAGDLRVSETSDLIAAKLREFHELDMPGPKNVLLWERLRTWLKEAKKLCSPTEIGEFRLEAMGDEINMLEERLTRDDQEIGFCHNDLQYGNVMIDEETNAITIIDYEYSSFNPIAYDITNHFCEMAANYHSDTPHVLDYTLYPGEEERRRFISTYLGSTGNATSEEEVERLMTDVERYTLANHIFWGLWGIISGHVNKIEFDYKEYARQRFEQYWLRRQLLLD from the exons ATGGCGATCAAGAAGATGACTAGTTTGATTCCCAGCTGCTCGTCCCCTGAGGATCTAAAACGCGTTTTGCAAACGCTAGGCTCGGCCTGGGGAGACGTGGTCGAAGATCTCGAGAGTCTCGAGGTTGTTCCGTTGAAAGGAGCCATGACCAACGAGGTTTACCAGATCAACTGGCCTACCTTAAACGGCCAAGACGCTCTCCACCGCAAAGTTCTTGTTCGGATCTACGGAGACGGCGTTGACCTTTTCTTCAACAGAGACGACGAGATCAAGACCTTCGAGTGTATGTCTCATCACGGTTATGGTCCTAAGCTTCTTGGCCGCTTCTCCGATGGTCGTCTCGAAGAGTTCATCCACGCAAGA ACTCTTTCTGCAGGTGATCTACGTGTATCCGAAACATCTGATTTAATCGCTGCGAAGCTAAGAGAGTTTCACGAGCTTGATATGCCTGGTCCGAAGAACGTACTCCTCTGGGAAAGACTCAGGACTTGGCTTAAGGAAGCTAAGAAGCTGTGTTCACCGACAGAGATTGGTGAGTTTCGTTTGGAAGCTATGGGAGATGAAATCAACATGTTGGAGGAGAGGCTGACTCGGGACGATCAAGAGATTGGTTTCTGCCACAATGATCTTCAGTATGGTAACGTCATGATCGATGAGGAAACCAACGCTATTACCATCATA gaCTATGAATATTCGAGTTTCAACCCTATTGCTTATGACATTACGAACCACTTCTGCGAAATGGCTGCTAATTATCATTCAGACACTCCTCATGTTCTGGATTACACTCTATATCCAG GAGAAGAAGAACGGAGAAGATTCATTAGCACATACCTTGGCTCTACAG GTAATGCAACAAGCGAGGAAGAAGTGGAGAGACTAATGACTGATGTAGAGAGATACACTTTGGCAAATCATATCTTTTGGGGCTTATGGGGAATCATCTCG GGGCATGTGAACAAGATTGAGTTTGATTACAAGGAATATGCAAGGCAGAGATTTGAACAGTACTGGCTTAGAAGACAATTGCTCCTAGATTGA
- the LOC106377965 gene encoding putative F-box/kelch-repeat protein At3g24610 translates to MQFDQIHNQSIRYRDLIFLSCMLRVREQAMISTDASEVSPQHKKRSKRTNKEEASPSWSSLPDAVARASASASLVDGKIYVFGGCGDDSNSSNWAEVCDPKTQTWRTFVTPKMFHTIDQSVVIQGTKVYAVDEEEQSFYFLPSECTSWTSGKRDTMPGYRSDWCAIGELLFCRGTRGRILWCEPDELDWKEVKGLAELQESFSGSRHVLEYSDKYYELCKPTKTDIKYDISKLCCNSAGNIVIFWNTQLEYPEGLELRSAEMHEGGEICGKIEWSGVILRDDPLSYSFSLKVLYSAPVYS, encoded by the coding sequence ATGCAGTTTGATCAAATCCATAATCAGTCAATCAGATATAGGGACCTGATATTTTTGAGTTGTATGTTGAGAGTGCGAGAGCAGGCGATGATCTCCACTGACGCATCCGAAGTGTCACCACAACACAAGAAAAGAAGTAAGAGGACGAATAAGGAGGAGGCTTCTCCATCATGGTCGTCATTGCCAGACGCTGTGGCTCGTGCTTCCGCATCGGCAAGCCTAGTAGACGGGAAGATATACGTGTTCGGAGGGTGCGGGGACGACTCTAATTCCTCCAACTGGGCAGAGGTGTGTGATCCGAAGACCCAAACCTGGCGTACCTTTGTTACACCGAAGATGTTCCACACTATCGACCAAAGTGTTGTAATACAAGGGACGAAGGTTTACGCGGTTGATGAGGAGGAACAAAGCTTCTACTTCTTGCCAAGTGAATGTACATCCTGGACAAGCGGAAAAAGAGATACCATGCCAGGATACAGAAGCGATTGGTGTGCCATTGGGGAATTGTTATTTTGTCGTGGAACTCGCGGGAGAATACTGTGGTGTGAGCCAGATGAGTTGGATTGGAAGGAAGTGAAGGGCTTGGCAGAGCTGCAAGAGTCTTTCTCTGGCTCGAGACACGTCTTGGAGTATAGTGACAAATATTATGAACTATGTAAACCAACCAAGACCGATATCAAATATGATATTAGCAAACTATGTTGCAACTCTGCTGGGAACATTGTCATCTTCTGGAACACGCAGCTTGAATATCCTGAGGGTTTGGAGCTTAGGTCTGCGGAGATGCACGAGGGAGGCGAGATTTGTGGGAAGATTGAGTGGTCTGGTGTTATATTGAGAGATGATCCTCTCTCATACTCATTTAGCCTTAAGGTCTTATATTCTGCTCCTGTCTATTCATGA
- the LOC106381083 gene encoding type IV inositol polyphosphate 5-phosphatase 3-like — MMSSSSVAEPAGMIKKSYRRQKSQRLWAKLVMRKWLNISAKDPEYGADTEEESENDDFGERNQDSSSSDEDCEESSTQRKEPVQPKVCENAEDAIAAASATVDAAAAAAEFINNDAPMKLRRRNSETLRAHYIYNKEIRVCVGTWNVGGISPPSDLDIDDWIEINQPADIYVLGLQEIVPLNAGNILGAEDNRPVTKWEEVIRESLNRVRPKNSGFKSYSDPPSPGRFKPFEETHDVIEGEVAYETDSDAGVEIHPIDEEEEGSLRVLKHDGGVIGEVNTFVDPSSGLPVVEINTQFSSTKKLDRQVCLRSDSLEKRRNDEDDDASEPGLKTLNQKLSGKERIGLSWPEPPLNMLGGPSCVLDKKPSLKTVKSLRTSNSFKAYSSFKSVAGHANGIPPEVLALAEMDLKLLMERKRRPAYVRLVSKQMVGILLTIWVKRSLRKHIQNVRVSTVGVGIMGYIGNKGAVSVSMSINQTFFCFICTHLTAGEREVDQIKRNADVHEIHKRTIFHSVSALGLPKLIYDHERIIWLGDLNYRLNLSYEKAKDLISKKEWSHLLEYDQLVKEYKKGRAFDGWSEGTLHFPPTYKYQAHSDGYTCGDGKGTRRTPAWCDRVLSYGNGMKLVHYRRTEQNFSDHRPVTAIYMAEVEVFSVRKLQRALTLTDREIEDEKLVAVVA, encoded by the exons atgatgtcttcttcttcagttgccGAACCCGCCGGTATGATAAAGAAAAGCTACCGTCGTCAGAAATCTCAA AGATTATGGGCAAAGCTGGTGATGAGGAAGTGGTTGAACATAAGTGCTAAAGATCCTGAGTACGGTGCCGACACTGAAGAGGAATCCGAAAACGACGACTTTGGAGAGAGAAACCAAGACTCCAGCAGCTCCGATgaag ATTGTGAAGAATCAAGCACGCAAAGAAAAGAACCGGTTCAACCAAAGGTTTGTGAGAACGCCGAGGATGCCATCGCCGCTGCTTCTGCCACCGTAGACGCCGCCGCAGCTGCCGCAGAGTTTATTAACAATG ATGCCCCAATGAAGTTACGGAGAAGAAATTCTGAAACTTTAAGAGCACACTATATTTACAACAAAGAAATAAG AGTATGTGTTGGTACGTGGAACGTAGGAGGAATCTCACCGCCGTCTGATCTTGACATCGATGACTGGATCGAAATTAATCAACCTGCTGATATCTACGTTCTTGG TTTACAAGAGATTGTTCCCTTGAATGCTGGAAACATACTTGGAGCAGAAGATAACCGACCGGTTACAAAATGGGAAGAAGTGATCAGAGAATCATTGAACAGAGTCAGACCAAAAAACTCGGGGTTTAAGAGCTACAGTGATCCACCATCTCCGGGAAGATTCAAACCTTTCGAGGAAACACACGATGTTATAGAGGGAGAAGTCGCTTACGAGACTGATAGTGACGCTGGCGTTGAGATCCACCCTatcgacgaggaagaagaaggaagccTCAGGGTGCTAAAACATGACGGTGGAGTTATAGGAGAAGTCAACACCTTCGTTGACCCGAGTTCCGGTTTGCCCGTTGTTGAGATTAATACACAGTTCTCTTCTACAAAGAAGCTAGACAGACAAGTATGTTTACGTTCAGACAGCTTAGAGAAGAGAAGGAACGACGAGGATGATGATGCCTCTGAACCCGGTTTGAAGACGCTTAACCAGAAGCTAAGTGGGAAAGAAAGGATCGGTTTGAGCTGGCCTGAGCCACCTTTGAACATGTTAGGAGGACCTTCTTGCGTTCTCGATAAAAAGCCGTCGTTAAAGACAGTGAAGTCATTAAGAACATCAAACTCTTTCAAGGCTTACAGTTCGTTTAAGTCTGTAGCCGGACACGCCAACGGGATTCCCCCGGAGGTGTTGGCATTAGCTGAGATGGACTTGAAGTTGTTGATGGAGAGGAAACGGAGACCAGCTTATGTGAGGCTGGTGAGTAAACAAATGGTTGGGATTCTTTTGACCATTTGGGTTAAACGAAGCTTGCGAAAACACATTCAGAACGTTAGAGTCTCTACCGTTGGAGTTGGCATCATGGGTTATATTGGTAACAAG GGAGCAGTGTCTGTGAGTATGTCCATAAACCAGACGTTCTTCTGTTTCATATGCACACATTTGACGGCAGGAGAACGAGAGGTTGATCAGATCAAGAGGAACGCTGATGTTCACGAGATACATAAGAGAACAATCTTCCACTCTGTCTCAGCTCTTGGACTTCCCAAGCTTATctatgatcacga AAGAATAATCTGGTTAGGCGATCTTAACTATAGGCTTAATCTATCTTATGAGAAAGCCAAAGACCTGATCTCCAAGAAAGAATGGTCACACTTACTTGAATATGATCAG CTGGTAAAAGAGTACAAGAAAGGTCGAGCATTTGACGGATGGTCAGAAGGAACTCTACATTTTCCACCGACCTATAAATACCAAGCACATTCCGATGGGTACACTTGTGGAGATGGAAAGGGGACACGGAGAACACCAGCTTGGTGCGATAGAGTATTATCTTACGGCAATGGAATGAAGCTGGTTCATTACCGGCGGACCGAACAGAACTTCTCAGATCATCGTCCGGTCACAGCCATATACATGGCTGAAGTCGAGGTGTTTTCCGTGAGGAAGCTTCAGCGAGCGTTGACATTGACAGATAGAGAGATTGAAGACGAGAAACTTGTCGCCGTAGTGGCTTAG